The following nucleotide sequence is from Streptomyces pactum.
CGGCACCGACTCGCACGAGGGCCTGGGCGCGGCCTTCGAACGCGACTGGCGGAAGGCCGCCCGGGACAAGGCGTTCCAGGACGCCCAGGAACACGAGCGCGACCGGGTCTACTTCGGCCCGGCGGTCGAACGGGCCCGGAAGGACGGACTCGGCGCGCTCGGCCAGTTCATCTACTACGACGCGATCGTGATGCACGGCCCGGGCAGCAGCAGGTACAGCTTCGGCGGCATCCGCGCGACCGCGATGTCCAAGGCCCGGACCCCGGCGCAGGGCGGCGACGAGAAGACGTACCTGCACGCCTTCCTCGACGCCCGCAAGAAGGCGATGCAGAGCGAGGAGGCGCACAGCGACACCAGCCGGGTGGACACCGCCCAGCGGAAGTTCCTCAACGAGGGAAACCTCGGGCTGGAACCGCCGCTGCGCTGGAAGGTCTACGGCGACCCGTACGAAATCCTCTCCTGACCCGCTTCCCCCGCCC
It contains:
- a CDS encoding chitosanase, giving the protein MQTPSRRTTSTALAVLALTVPAALLTSGAGQAAQPDARPGLVRQMTAGDLDDPHKKDIAMRLVSSAENSSLDWRAQFGYIEDIDDGRGYTAGIIGFCSGTGDMLELVEHYTERKPGNVLATYLPALRKVNGTDSHEGLGAAFERDWRKAARDKAFQDAQEHERDRVYFGPAVERARKDGLGALGQFIYYDAIVMHGPGSSRYSFGGIRATAMSKARTPAQGGDEKTYLHAFLDARKKAMQSEEAHSDTSRVDTAQRKFLNEGNLGLEPPLRWKVYGDPYEILS